CCGATGGATTGCAGTGAAGCGTCCGGCCTGCGGCTGTCGAGCGTGGCATCGATTCTGTTCTCCGAAGCGTTGTATCGCAACTGCCGGCCAAGCCAGAGCGTAAACATCCGGCACGCCTGGTCAACCGGCAGATAGACCTTGTCCTGTCGTATGACAGGAGCCGAGGCGAGCTGCAAAACCCGTTTCGGGGTGTCCCCTGCGGCGGAGGCGATGACCGCGAAATCGCTGCCTTCCAGGAGTATGCAGCTTGTTACTGTGTCGCCGAACGCTTCGTCGATCTGCATCTGCTTGCCGTCGAATACGCTGCCGAGGCGAAGGGCGCGGGCAAAGGAACCGATGTCCGCCAGAAAAACGCCATCTGGCCGGGTACTTCCCTGTACTTTGATCGTATATCCCTGTTCAGGGCCATTGGTGACATGCAAGAGCACCGCCTCCTTTCCGGAAGGCCCGGCCAGGAGGCGGGAGGCAAAAAGCACAAAAAACAGCAGGAGGCTCAGTGGCCTGATAAATTGTCTGGATAAAGAGTCTTTCATGATACGCGTTGAAATCGTCGCTATGCATTGGGGCGGAGTTGAACAACGGTGTCACAGCATGGCCTCTCTCGCTCGAGGCGATGAGCCTTTGCCTGTGTTGTTTGTCGATTGGGGTAATAATAAGCAATAAATCCCTTAGCTTCCAGAGCAGATCGAAGCCTGTTGCCATAAATTCTTGAGCGCACCGGCAATGACCGCGAGTCTTGCAAAGTTTGTTTTTTGGCAGGCAAGCCCTATCTTTTCCGTCATTATTTGCAAAGGCATCTCCCGGCTGCGGCGTCGGGTTACCCGCAATCCCAAAGCAACAGGGATCAATCGCAATGGCTTCAAAAAGCGCAACCCCTTCGGCCAGGAACAGGACCCTCATCGTTGTCGAGTCTCCATCCAAGGCGAAAACCATCAACAAATATCTGGGCGACGATTACACGGTTTACGCTTCAGTCGGTCATATCAAGGACTTGCCGAAAAAAGAGATCGGCATCGACTTTGACAACCACTACGAACCGCGCTATGAAGTGATCGCTGGCAAGGAGAAGGTGGTGCGGCAGCTCAAGAAGCTCGCCGGGGAGGCCGACAAGGTGCTGATCGCCACCGACCCTGACCGCGAAGGCGAGGCCATTGCCTGGCACATCTCCAACGAGATCGACTTCGCGAAGAAACCTGTCTTCCGTGTGCTCTTCAACGAGATCACCAGGAACGCCATCATCGAGGCTATCGGCCATCCGCAGCAGATCGACTACCGGCTCGTGCGTTCGCAGCAGACCCGGCAGGCTCTTGACAAGATCGTCGGCTATAAGATCAGTCCATTCCTCTGGAATGTGGTCTATCGAGGCCTTTCGGCAGGCCGTGTGCAGTCCGTGGTGCTTCGGCTGATCTGTGAGCGTGAAACGGAGATCGAGGCCTTTACGCCACAGGAGTACTGGACGATCTACGCCGACTTCACCACGGAAAATGGAGAGACCTTCCGGACAAAGCTGGTAAAAGTCAATGGCGAGAAACCCGACATTACCTCCGGCGAGCAGGCCGAAGCGATCGCGTCAGCCATTCAGGGCCGGCTGTTCGCGATTAGTGAGATCGTGCCGAAGGTGATCCAGCGCAAGCAGCCGCTACCGTTTACCACCTCGCTTTTGCAGCAGGCGGCCTCGAACCAGCTCGGCTTCGGTTCGCAGAAAACGATGCGCACCGCCCAGCAGCTCTACGAAGGCATCGACCTGGGCTCGGAGGGTGCTACCGGTCTCATCACCTACATGCGTACCGATTCGACCCGCATCAGCGGCGAGGCGGTCGCTCAGGCGCACGATTACATCTCGCAGCAGTTCGGCCCGGAGTACAAGGGTTTCGGTGGCCAGGGCAAGGCGGGCAAGAATGCCCAGGACGCGCACGAAGCGATCCGGCCCACCTCGGTGACTCGCACGCCCGAATCGCTCCGCCGTCACCTGACGCCCGACCAGTTCCGCCTTTACGAGCTGATCTGGAAGCGCTTCGTGGCCTCGATGATGGCTCCGGCCAAGATTGAGCAGACTCGCGTGGATGTGGATGATCAGAAAAAGGAGTTTGTCTTCCGTGCCACCGGCAACAAGGTGCTCTTTCCCGGTTTTTTCCGTGTCTACGATGACCAGCAGGAGCTTGACTACGAAGCGCAGAAATCTACCCGTGAAGAGCTCGAAAAGGAGCAGATCGTCAAGCTGCCCGAGCGACTTTCTGTTGACGAACAACTCAAGCTGGCCGAACTCGACCGCCGCCAGAGCTTTACCCGTCCGCCTGCCCGCTACACCGAGGCGAGTTTGGTCAAGGAGCTCGACAACTACGGTATTGGCCGCCCATCGACCTACGCCTCGATCTTCTCGACCCTTCAGGATCGGCGCTACGTCGAGCTACAGAAGAAGAAGATCATCCCGACCGAACTGGGGCGTGATGTCTCGGCGATTCTCGTGGCCAACTTCCCCGATCTCTTCAATGTCCGCTTCACGGCGGAGATGGAGGACGAGCTCGACAAGGTCGCCTCGGGTGATGACGAGTACGAAAAGGTGCTCGACCGCTTCTATCGCCCGCTCGAATCGGTTTTGAGCCACCGCAAAAGCGATCCGCTCATTCCGCAGAACCGCGACGCCGTGCTCTGCGAAAAGTGCGGCAAGGGGCACATGATTGTCAAGTGGACGACCAGCGGCAAGTTCCTCGGCTGCTCGAACTATCCCAAGTGCAAGAACATCAAGGCGATTACCACCAACAAGGCCAAACCGAAGGAGACTGGTGTGCGCTGCCCGGTGTGCGGTGAAGGGCACATGCTCCTGCGCAACGGTCGGCTTGGCCCGTTTCTTGCCTGCTCCAACTACCCGAAGTGCAATACCCTGCTCAATCTCAGCAAGCAGCGCCACATCGAGCCGATCAAGACCCCGCCCATTACCACCGATCTCGCCTGCCCGAAATGCGGCGCGCCGATGTATCTCAGAACCGGCAAACGAGGGCTGTGGCTGGGCTGCTCGAAATTCCCTAAATGCCGTGGCAGGCTTTCATGGAGCACGCTCGATCCGGAGACGCAGGCCCGCTGGGAAAAAGCGATGAACGAGCATATGGCGGCCCATCCGTCCTTGGCCATCACGATGCTCGACGGCAAGCCAGCACCGATGAATTTGCCCA
The nucleotide sequence above comes from Chlorobaculum tepidum TLS. Encoded proteins:
- the topA gene encoding type I DNA topoisomerase, translating into MASKSATPSARNRTLIVVESPSKAKTINKYLGDDYTVYASVGHIKDLPKKEIGIDFDNHYEPRYEVIAGKEKVVRQLKKLAGEADKVLIATDPDREGEAIAWHISNEIDFAKKPVFRVLFNEITRNAIIEAIGHPQQIDYRLVRSQQTRQALDKIVGYKISPFLWNVVYRGLSAGRVQSVVLRLICERETEIEAFTPQEYWTIYADFTTENGETFRTKLVKVNGEKPDITSGEQAEAIASAIQGRLFAISEIVPKVIQRKQPLPFTTSLLQQAASNQLGFGSQKTMRTAQQLYEGIDLGSEGATGLITYMRTDSTRISGEAVAQAHDYISQQFGPEYKGFGGQGKAGKNAQDAHEAIRPTSVTRTPESLRRHLTPDQFRLYELIWKRFVASMMAPAKIEQTRVDVDDQKKEFVFRATGNKVLFPGFFRVYDDQQELDYEAQKSTREELEKEQIVKLPERLSVDEQLKLAELDRRQSFTRPPARYTEASLVKELDNYGIGRPSTYASIFSTLQDRRYVELQKKKIIPTELGRDVSAILVANFPDLFNVRFTAEMEDELDKVASGDDEYEKVLDRFYRPLESVLSHRKSDPLIPQNRDAVLCEKCGKGHMIVKWTTSGKFLGCSNYPKCKNIKAITTNKAKPKETGVRCPVCGEGHMLLRNGRLGPFLACSNYPKCNTLLNLSKQRHIEPIKTPPITTDLACPKCGAPMYLRTGKRGLWLGCSKFPKCRGRLSWSTLDPETQARWEKAMNEHMAAHPSLAITMLDGKPAPMNLPIEDIIARAEDAGLISATSEQPEAEATT